In the genome of Deinococcus deserti VCD115, one region contains:
- the gatB gene encoding Asp-tRNA(Asn)/Glu-tRNA(Gln) amidotransferase subunit GatB, with the protein MSYQAVIGLEVHLQLKTRTKIFSSCPAEYHGAEPNTFTDPLTLGLPGTLPTLNREAVELAMMFGLSLNCDVSGFTQFHRKNYFYPDAPKNFQLSQYDRPIARDGFLDIGSERVRIKRAHLEDDAGKLTHPTYAPYSLLDLNRAGTPLIEMVTEADITGAEQARAFLETVQAIAQALGVSDATPEEGKMRCDVNISLHRAGEPWGTKVEVKNLNSFRSVARAIEYEVSRQTRVLGAGGRITQDTLGWDEGGQKTFVMRTKEGEADYRYFPEPDLPPLDITPEWIERIRARMPELPAQKRERYLSTGVRAAEAQTLSLNVALSRFYDEALRAGPAGQQPDAQKLANWLLTDVAGHLAAQDQNITQSALKASHLAALVRLIDAGTISGRVAKDLLPEVMQGQDPETLVQERGLSVVTDTAAIDAAIDAAMAADPGTVDKVRAGNTKAMNALFGPVMKAMGGQAKPEVVRERLTRKLGL; encoded by the coding sequence ATGTCGTACCAGGCGGTCATCGGGCTGGAAGTGCACCTGCAACTCAAGACCCGCACGAAGATATTCAGTTCCTGCCCGGCGGAGTACCACGGCGCCGAGCCCAACACGTTCACAGATCCCCTGACGCTGGGGCTGCCCGGTACCCTGCCGACCCTCAACCGGGAGGCCGTGGAACTGGCCATGATGTTTGGCCTGAGCCTGAACTGCGACGTATCGGGCTTCACGCAGTTTCACCGCAAGAACTACTTTTACCCGGACGCGCCCAAGAACTTTCAGCTCTCCCAGTACGACCGGCCTATCGCCCGCGACGGTTTTCTGGACATCGGTTCCGAGCGCGTGCGGATCAAGCGCGCTCACCTGGAAGACGACGCCGGTAAACTGACGCACCCGACCTATGCGCCCTACAGCCTGCTGGACCTCAACCGGGCCGGGACGCCGCTGATCGAGATGGTCACGGAAGCCGACATCACTGGCGCCGAGCAGGCCCGCGCCTTCCTGGAAACGGTGCAGGCCATCGCGCAGGCTCTGGGGGTCAGCGACGCCACGCCTGAGGAAGGCAAGATGCGCTGTGACGTGAACATCAGCCTGCACAGGGCCGGTGAGCCCTGGGGAACCAAGGTGGAGGTCAAGAACCTCAACTCCTTCCGCAGCGTCGCGCGCGCCATCGAGTACGAGGTCTCCCGGCAGACCCGGGTGCTGGGCGCAGGTGGGCGCATCACCCAGGACACCCTGGGCTGGGACGAGGGCGGGCAGAAGACCTTCGTGATGCGCACCAAGGAGGGCGAGGCCGACTACCGGTACTTTCCCGAGCCGGATCTGCCGCCGCTGGACATCACGCCCGAGTGGATCGAGCGCATCCGGGCCCGTATGCCCGAGCTGCCTGCCCAGAAGCGCGAGCGTTACCTGAGCACTGGCGTGCGTGCCGCTGAGGCCCAGACGCTGAGCCTGAACGTGGCGCTTTCGCGGTTTTATGACGAGGCGCTGCGTGCTGGTCCTGCCGGTCAGCAGCCGGATGCCCAGAAGCTCGCCAACTGGCTGCTGACCGACGTCGCCGGTCACCTTGCTGCGCAGGATCAGAACATCACCCAGTCGGCGCTGAAGGCCTCGCACCTGGCAGCCCTGGTCCGGCTGATCGACGCCGGCACCATCAGCGGGCGTGTGGCCAAGGACCTGCTGCCCGAGGTCATGCAGGGCCAGGACCCGGAAACGCTGGTGCAGGAGCGCGGGCTGAGTGTCGTGACCGATACCGCCGCGATTGACGCGGCCATCGACGCGGCTATGGCGGCGGACCCGGGCACAGTGGACAAGGTCCGCGCGGGCAACACCAAAGCCATGAACGCTCTGTTCGGCCCGGTGATGAAGGCCATGGGCGGTCAGGCCAAACCCGAGGTCGTGCGCGAGCGCCTGACCCGGAAACTGGGCCTGTGA
- a CDS encoding carbohydrate kinase family protein: protein MKPLVSLGDLAWDVLAKPDSMLLPGGDTTGRLELSGGGSAANVAVWAQRSGYPATFIGKIGQDHFGELAMAGLRAEGVEAEVIASHEHPTGVILALIDRRGQRAMLTSQGADWDLLPTELPVATLEGARHLHLTAWSLFRDPPRAAALRAARLARAAGATLSLDPGSFQMIQQMGRETFLEVVDGVPFDVIFPNDDEARAMSGEREHGRALDWLRERYPEALVVLKMDEEGALLEGPTTPRTHVPATPDTAVDATGAGDAFGGAFLASWLQHGDPVRAAHLAVQVGGWVVARFGARPATDADLQARLQAVLA, encoded by the coding sequence GTGAAGCCGCTGGTGTCTCTGGGTGACCTGGCCTGGGACGTGCTGGCCAAACCCGACTCCATGCTGCTGCCGGGCGGCGACACGACCGGCCGCCTGGAGCTTTCCGGGGGGGGCAGCGCCGCCAATGTGGCGGTCTGGGCCCAGCGCTCCGGATACCCGGCCACCTTTATCGGCAAGATTGGTCAGGACCATTTTGGCGAACTGGCCATGGCCGGGCTGCGTGCTGAAGGTGTCGAGGCTGAAGTCATCGCCAGCCACGAGCACCCCACAGGCGTCATTCTGGCCCTGATCGACCGCCGGGGCCAGCGCGCCATGCTGACCAGTCAGGGTGCGGACTGGGATCTGCTGCCTACCGAACTTCCCGTGGCCACCCTGGAGGGTGCGCGTCACCTGCACCTGACAGCCTGGAGTCTGTTCCGTGATCCGCCGCGCGCAGCAGCGCTGCGCGCAGCCCGGCTGGCCAGGGCTGCGGGCGCGACCCTCAGCCTGGACCCGGGCAGCTTCCAGATGATCCAGCAGATGGGCCGTGAAACCTTCTTAGAGGTGGTTGACGGCGTGCCCTTTGACGTGATTTTCCCTAACGACGACGAGGCGCGCGCCATGAGTGGCGAGCGCGAGCATGGCCGGGCCCTGGACTGGCTGCGCGAGCGGTACCCGGAGGCCCTGGTGGTATTGAAAATGGACGAGGAAGGCGCATTGCTCGAAGGCCCGACAACCCCCCGGACCCACGTGCCGGCCACACCCGATACCGCTGTCGACGCGACCGGAGCCGGAGACGCCTTCGGGGGCGCTTTCCTGGCCAGCTGGCTGCAGCACGGTGATCCGGTGCGGGCCGCGCACCTGGCAGTGCAGGTGGGCGGCTGGGTGGTGGCCCGCTTCGGCGCGCGTCCGGCCACCGACGCGGACCTGCAGGCGCGGCTGCAGGCGGTGCTGGCATGA
- the mltG gene encoding endolytic transglycosylase MltG has translation MTRMHKRGMPLWAKLLLALLALLILAALAAFMYARSLMAPAGGGPYTLEVKPGDTLSAVSRTLQERKIVKNADALRLLMRQNGTAGRLKEGLYDLNGQMDLSQVAEKLAGPARIPVVNVTIPEGRRIKDLPAIFARAGFDAAGVRAALNDPSLSPYTKGKQPDLEGFVFPDTYQFRPKETPRKIVQTLLDRMNTEFTPENVARAKALGLGVRDWVILGSMVQAEAANDSEMPVIAGVFLNRLRDGIALGSDPTVAYGLGKDLPELDRSAGDFTKDTPYNTYTRGGLPAGPINNPGQAALNSVLNPERKLADGRDAVYFLHADNGKIYVNHTYAEHLRDNARYR, from the coding sequence ATGACGCGCATGCATAAGCGTGGGATGCCCCTGTGGGCCAAGCTGCTGCTGGCCCTGCTGGCGCTGCTGATCCTTGCTGCGCTGGCCGCGTTCATGTATGCACGGAGCCTGATGGCGCCGGCAGGCGGCGGGCCCTACACCCTGGAAGTCAAACCCGGCGATACCCTTTCGGCGGTCTCGCGAACCCTGCAGGAGCGCAAGATCGTGAAAAATGCCGACGCGCTGAGACTGCTGATGCGCCAGAACGGGACGGCGGGACGCCTCAAGGAAGGGCTGTACGACCTCAACGGGCAGATGGACCTTTCACAGGTTGCTGAGAAACTGGCCGGGCCAGCGCGGATTCCGGTTGTAAATGTCACCATTCCCGAAGGCCGGCGCATCAAGGACCTGCCGGCCATCTTTGCCCGTGCGGGCTTTGACGCGGCCGGAGTACGCGCTGCCCTCAACGACCCGAGCCTGAGCCCGTACACCAAGGGCAAGCAGCCGGATCTGGAAGGCTTCGTGTTTCCGGATACCTACCAGTTCCGGCCCAAGGAAACGCCGCGCAAAATCGTCCAGACCCTGCTTGACCGTATGAACACCGAGTTCACTCCGGAAAATGTGGCGCGGGCCAAGGCGCTGGGATTGGGGGTGCGTGACTGGGTCATCCTGGGCAGCATGGTCCAGGCCGAGGCTGCCAATGACAGCGAGATGCCGGTCATTGCTGGCGTGTTCCTGAACCGTCTGCGAGACGGCATTGCGCTGGGAAGCGATCCCACCGTGGCGTATGGCCTGGGCAAGGACCTGCCCGAGCTTGACCGCAGCGCCGGAGACTTCACCAAGGACACGCCCTACAACACCTATACCCGTGGCGGGCTGCCGGCAGGGCCGATCAACAACCCCGGCCAGGCCGCGCTGAACAGCGTCCTGAATCCCGAGCGCAAGCTGGCCGATGGCCGCGACGCGGTTTATTTCCTGCACGCTGACAACGGCAAGATCTACGTCAATCACACTTATGCAGAGCATCTGCGCGACAACGCCCGTTACCGCTGA
- a CDS encoding 2Fe-2S iron-sulfur cluster-binding protein, with product MTQGVTITVTGFGEIQAQEGERLVLALERGGVDMLHRCGGVARCTTCRVSFDEGEPDAMTVAEYDKLTEKGLLGTARLSCQIECAQGMSVTPLQTASSSGLEPGKAPAENIEPEPQWTTRPGSSTEG from the coding sequence ATGACTCAGGGCGTGACGATTACGGTGACCGGCTTCGGCGAGATTCAGGCACAGGAAGGCGAGCGGCTGGTGCTGGCACTGGAGCGTGGTGGGGTGGATATGCTGCACCGCTGCGGCGGGGTGGCACGCTGCACCACGTGCCGGGTGTCCTTTGACGAGGGTGAACCGGACGCCATGACGGTCGCCGAGTACGACAAGCTCACCGAAAAGGGCCTGCTGGGCACCGCGAGACTGTCCTGCCAGATCGAGTGTGCGCAGGGCATGAGCGTCACGCCCCTGCAGACGGCCAGTTCCAGCGGCCTGGAGCCGGGCAAGGCACCCGCCGAGAACATCGAGCCCGAGCCTCAGTGGACCACACGCCCTGGCTCATCCACCGAGGGCTGA